In one Pseudomonas sp. SCA2728.1_7 genomic region, the following are encoded:
- the nfuA gene encoding Fe-S biogenesis protein NfuA codes for MTAITITDAAHDYLADLLSKQNTPGIGIRVFITQPGTQYAETCIAYCKPGEEKPEDTALGLKSFTAYIDHFSEAFLDDAVVDYATDRMGGQLTIKAPNAKVPMVNADSPVNERINYYLQTEINPGLASHGGQVSLIDVVEDGIAVLQFGGGCQGCGQADVTLKEGIERTLLERIPELKGVRDVTDHTQKENAYY; via the coding sequence ATGACCGCTATTACCATTACCGACGCCGCCCACGATTACCTGGCCGATCTGCTCTCCAAGCAGAACACCCCAGGCATCGGCATCCGCGTCTTCATCACCCAGCCTGGCACCCAGTACGCCGAAACCTGCATTGCCTACTGCAAGCCGGGCGAAGAAAAACCTGAAGACACCGCGCTGGGGCTGAAAAGCTTCACCGCGTATATCGATCACTTCAGCGAAGCGTTTCTCGATGACGCCGTCGTCGACTACGCCACCGACCGCATGGGCGGCCAACTGACCATCAAGGCGCCAAACGCCAAAGTACCGATGGTCAACGCCGACAGCCCGGTCAACGAGCGCATCAACTATTACCTGCAAACCGAAATCAACCCGGGGCTGGCCAGCCACGGCGGTCAGGTCAGCCTGATCGATGTGGTTGAAGACGGCATCGCCGTGCTGCAGTTCGGTGGTGGTTGCCAGGGCTGCGGCCAAGCGGACGTAACCTTGAAGGAAGGCATCGAGCGTACCTTGCTCGAGCGCATCCCGGAGCTGAAGGGCGTTCGCGACGTGACCGACCACACGCAGAAAGAAAAC
- a CDS encoding acyltransferase, translating to MLISVQALRALAAWTVVCHHFMQIFFDFKARGPIGQLFIDKGAVGVDIFFVISGLVIFLSTENKPLPPARFLLYRLFRIVPAYWLYTLLMALLVVFAQPLLPDQSVDWSHLLLSLLFIPTENPGGYGLYPTLNVGWTLNYEILFYVLFAWALLFRLQVRLLVVAALLFAVCQAWTGFGWISEFYRSDIVYEFLLGIGIGMLYRRGWIGAGLWLPLAAIIAALLAIYHLAPAPRLLNWGVPSALLVMACISLERYVERSRVLKLLGDCSYSVYLMHVLVLSAGGYLARRYGINPYLMFVVCALAIGVGSWLSYEWVEKRSYRWLKARIDDGADENLSRQKY from the coding sequence ATGTTGATTTCAGTGCAAGCCCTGCGTGCGCTTGCCGCGTGGACGGTGGTCTGCCACCACTTCATGCAGATTTTCTTTGACTTCAAAGCACGCGGGCCAATCGGGCAGCTGTTCATCGACAAGGGCGCGGTAGGCGTCGATATCTTCTTCGTCATCAGCGGTCTGGTGATTTTCCTCTCGACCGAAAACAAACCGCTGCCACCCGCGCGTTTTCTGTTGTATCGGCTGTTTCGCATTGTCCCGGCGTATTGGCTGTACACGCTGTTGATGGCGCTGCTGGTGGTGTTCGCCCAGCCGTTGCTGCCGGATCAGTCTGTGGACTGGAGCCATTTGCTGCTGTCGTTGCTGTTCATTCCGACTGAGAACCCCGGCGGCTACGGCCTCTATCCGACGCTGAATGTCGGCTGGACGCTGAATTACGAAATCCTGTTTTACGTGTTGTTTGCCTGGGCGTTGCTGTTCCGTCTGCAGGTGCGCCTGCTGGTGGTCGCGGCGCTGCTGTTTGCCGTGTGTCAGGCGTGGACCGGGTTTGGCTGGATCAGCGAGTTTTACCGTTCGGACATCGTCTATGAGTTTCTGCTGGGGATCGGCATCGGCATGCTCTATCGCCGGGGCTGGATCGGCGCGGGACTGTGGCTGCCACTGGCAGCCATCATCGCGGCGTTGCTGGCGATTTATCATTTGGCACCGGCGCCGAGGCTGCTCAACTGGGGCGTGCCGAGTGCGCTGCTGGTGATGGCGTGTATTTCCCTTGAGCGTTATGTCGAGCGCAGTCGTGTCCTCAAACTGCTCGGCGATTGCTCGTATTCGGTGTATCTGATGCACGTTCTGGTGTTGTCGGCAGGCGGATATCTGGCCCGGCGCTACGGTATCAATCCGTATTTGATGTTTGTCGTGTGCGCGCTGGCCATCGGCGTCGGTTCCTGGCTGAGCTACGAATGGGTGGAAAAACGCAGCTATCGCTGGCTCAAGGCGCGGATCGACGACGGGGCGGACGAGAATCTTTCCCGACAAAAATACTAG
- a CDS encoding fatty acid cis/trans isomerase, with protein MSYRVIGFVLLFLSWGAVAQEPATVPAISQSISYVRDIQPIFTEKCVACHACYDSACQLNLGSGEGAARGASKMPVYDGERTQAAPTTRLFYDAFGKRAWQQKDFYSVLDAQGSQAALMARMLELGHKTPLTPNAKLPEEIVLGLNRENMCSLPAEFEGYAGAHPKEGMPLAVTGLTDQQYQTLQRWLASGAPIDEQGLAPSAKEALQIVQWENLLNTPSARQSLVGRWLYEHLYLAHIYFKDGEPGHYFQWVRSRTPSGQPIDLIATRRPNDDPGTQVYYRLWPVQGVIVHKTHITYPLSAAKMARVKSLFYSGNWQVNALPGYGPQSRANPFATFEAIPAQARYQFMLDNAEYFVRTFIRGPVCRGQIATDVIRDNFWALFQAPEHDLYITDPNYRGQATPLLAMPGQNDDVGSVLSLWRNYRDKRNEYEALRRDSYADLPAPSWSTLWAGNDNALLSIFRHFDSASVTKGLIGEVPQTMWLFDYPLLERTYYQLAVNFDVFGNVSHQAQTRLYFDLIRNGAEQNFLRLMPADSREDYLDDWYQNGGQFKMWLDYEAIDDDKPTALKLDEKDPKYDFAMQLLARYGDLNARPDPINRCDGAYCSRPNIDPALQNAEQALSRLTSRPAAGLKVIDQLPEATMLRIETASGKREVYSLLRNRAHSNVAFLLGESRRYQPGLDTLTIYPGVLSSYPNFIFNVPADQVPAFVDAMENAKDANRFEKIVERWGIRRSHPQFWFYFHDLSQYIHETDPVEEGVLDMNRYENL; from the coding sequence ATGTCTTACCGCGTCATTGGTTTTGTGTTGCTGTTTCTCAGCTGGGGCGCCGTGGCGCAAGAGCCAGCGACTGTGCCGGCGATTTCTCAGTCGATTTCGTACGTCCGCGACATCCAGCCAATCTTCACCGAGAAGTGCGTGGCCTGCCATGCGTGCTACGACTCGGCCTGTCAGCTCAACCTGGGCAGCGGCGAGGGCGCGGCCCGTGGCGCCAGCAAGATGCCGGTTTACGATGGCGAGCGCACACAAGCGGCACCGACCACCCGGCTGTTTTACGACGCCTTCGGTAAACGTGCCTGGCAGCAGAAAGACTTCTATTCGGTGCTCGATGCGCAGGGCAGTCAGGCGGCGCTGATGGCGCGCATGCTCGAACTCGGGCACAAGACGCCGCTGACGCCAAACGCCAAACTCCCGGAAGAGATTGTGCTGGGCCTGAACCGCGAGAACATGTGCTCGCTGCCCGCCGAGTTTGAGGGCTACGCCGGTGCCCATCCGAAAGAAGGCATGCCGCTGGCGGTGACCGGGCTGACCGATCAGCAATATCAGACGCTGCAGCGCTGGCTGGCCTCGGGTGCGCCGATTGACGAGCAAGGCCTGGCGCCGAGCGCGAAAGAGGCGCTGCAAATCGTCCAGTGGGAAAACCTGCTCAATACCCCCAGCGCCCGGCAGAGTCTGGTCGGACGCTGGCTTTACGAGCACTTGTACCTCGCGCACATCTATTTCAAGGATGGCGAGCCGGGGCATTACTTCCAGTGGGTGCGTTCGCGCACACCGAGCGGGCAGCCGATCGACCTTATCGCCACTCGCCGCCCCAACGACGATCCGGGCACTCAGGTGTATTACCGTTTGTGGCCGGTGCAGGGTGTGATCGTGCATAAAACCCACATCACCTATCCGCTGAGCGCGGCGAAGATGGCGCGGGTGAAAAGCCTGTTTTACAGCGGCAACTGGCAGGTCAATGCGTTGCCCGGTTACGGCCCGCAGAGCCGTGCCAATCCCTTCGCGACGTTCGAAGCGATTCCGGCGCAGGCGCGTTACCAGTTCATGCTCGACAACGCCGAATACTTCGTCCGCACGTTTATTCGCGGCCCGGTGTGCCGTGGACAGATTGCGACCGACGTGATCCGCGACAACTTCTGGGCACTGTTCCAGGCACCGGAACACGACCTCTATATCACCGACCCGAACTATCGCGGCCAGGCCACGCCGCTGTTGGCCATGCCGGGGCAGAACGACGATGTCGGCAGCGTGTTGAGCCTGTGGCGCAACTACCGCGACAAGCGCAATGAATATGAGGCTCTGCGCCGCGACAGCTACGCCGATCTCCCCGCGCCGAGCTGGTCGACCCTGTGGGCCGGCAACGACAACGCCTTGCTGAGCATTTTTCGCCACTTCGACAGCGCTTCGGTGACCAAAGGCCTGATTGGCGAGGTGCCGCAGACGATGTGGCTGTTTGACTATCCGCTGCTGGAACGCACCTATTACCAGTTGGCGGTCAACTTCGATGTGTTCGGCAACGTCTCCCATCAGGCGCAAACCCGTCTGTATTTCGACCTGATACGCAACGGCGCCGAGCAGAACTTCCTGCGCCTGATGCCCGCTGATTCGCGCGAAGACTATCTCGACGATTGGTACCAGAACGGTGGCCAGTTCAAGATGTGGCTCGATTACGAGGCGATTGACGACGATAAGCCGACCGCGTTGAAGCTCGATGAGAAAGACCCGAAATACGACTTCGCCATGCAATTGCTGGCGCGTTACGGCGATCTCAATGCGCGGCCCGATCCGATCAACCGTTGCGACGGCGCTTATTGCTCGCGGCCGAATATCGACCCGGCGCTGCAAAATGCCGAACAGGCGTTGAGCCGACTGACTTCGCGCCCGGCCGCCGGTTTGAAGGTGATTGATCAGCTCCCGGAAGCGACGATGCTGCGCATTGAAACCGCCAGCGGCAAACGCGAGGTCTACAGCCTGTTGCGCAACCGCGCGCACAGTAACGTGGCGTTCCTGCTCGGCGAGTCACGGCGTTATCAGCCCGGGCTGGATACGCTGACCATTTACCCGGGCGTGCTCAGCAGCTATCCGAACTTCATCTTTAATGTCCCGGCCGATCAGGTGCCGGCGTTTGTCGATGCAATGGAAAACGCCAAGGATGCCAACCGCTTCGAGAAAATCGTCGAACGCTGGGGGATCCGCCGCAGTCATCCGCAATTCTGGTTCTATTTCCACGATTTGAGTCAGTACATCCACGAAACCGATCCGGTGGAAGAGGGCGTGCTGGACATGAACCGCTACGAGAATCTTTGA
- the metH gene encoding methionine synthase has protein sequence MSDRSVRLQALKQALKERILILDGGMGTMIQSYKLEEQDYRGKRFADWPSDVKGNNDLLVITRPDVIGGIEKAYLDAGADILETNTFNATRISMADYGMEELAYELNVEGARLARKVADAKTAENPAKPRFVAGVLGPTSRTCSLSPDVNNPGYRNVTFDELVENYTEATKGLIEGGADLILIETIFDTLNAKAAIFAVQGVFEELHLELPIMISGTITDASGRTLSGQTTEAFWNSVAHAKPISVGLNCALGASELRPYLEELSNKASTHVSAHPNAGLPNEFGEYDELPSETAKVIEEFAQSGFLNIVGGCCGTTPGHIEAIAKAVAGYAPRQIPDIPKACRLSGLEPFTIDRSSLFVNVGERTNITGSAKFARLIREDNYTEALEVALQQVEAGAQVIDINMDEGMLDSKKAMVTFLNLIAGEPDISRVPIMIDSSKWEVIEAGLKCIQGKGIVNSISMKEGVEQFIHHAKLCKRYGAAVVVMAFDEAGQADTEARKKEICKRSYDILVNEVGFPPEDIIFDPNIFAVATGIEEHNNYAVDFINACAYIRDELPYALTSGGVSNVSFSFRGNNPVREAIHSVFLLYAIRAGLTMGIVNAGQLEIYDQIPQELRDAVEDVILNRTPEGTDALLAIADKYKGDGSVKEAETEEWRSWEVNKRLEHALVKGITTHIVEDTEESRQSFARPIEVIEGPLMSGMNIVGDLFGAGKMFLPQVVKSARVMKQAVAHLIPFIELEKGDKPEAKGKILMATVKGDVHDIGKNIVGVVLGCNGYDIVDLGVMVPAEKILQVAKEQKCDIIGLSGLITPSLDEMVHVAREMQRQDFHLPLMIGGATTSKAHTAVKIEPKYSNDAVVYVTDASRAVGVATQLLSKELKAGFVEKTRLEYVDVRERTANRSARTERLSYAAAIAKKPQFDWANYQPVKPTFTGSKVLDNIDLKVLAEYIDWTPFFISWDLAGKFPRILEDEVVGEAATALYKDAQEMLAKLIDEKLISARAVFGFWPANQVHDDDIELYGDDGQTLAKLHHLRQQIIKTDGKPNFSLADFVAPKDSEVTDYVGGFITTAGIGAEEVAKAYQDAGDDYNSIMVKALADRLAEACAEWLHQQVRKEHWGYAKDEVLDNDALIKEQYSGIRPAPGYPACPDHTEKAALFALLDPEAEEMRAGRSGVFLTEHYAMFPAAAVSGWYFAHPQAQYFAVGKIDKDQVASYTSRKGQELSVTERWLAPNLGYDN, from the coding sequence ATGTCCGATCGCAGCGTCCGCCTTCAAGCTCTCAAGCAAGCCCTCAAAGAGCGCATCCTGATACTCGACGGCGGCATGGGCACGATGATCCAGAGCTACAAGCTCGAAGAACAGGATTATCGCGGCAAACGCTTCGCGGACTGGCCGAGTGACGTCAAGGGCAACAACGACCTGCTGGTGATCACCCGTCCGGACGTGATCGGCGGCATCGAGAAGGCCTATCTGGATGCCGGCGCCGACATCCTCGAAACCAACACCTTCAACGCCACGCGCATTTCCATGGCCGACTACGGCATGGAAGAACTGGCCTACGAACTAAACGTAGAAGGCGCACGTCTGGCGCGCAAGGTCGCCGACGCCAAGACCGCCGAGAACCCGGCCAAGCCACGTTTTGTCGCCGGCGTGCTCGGTCCTACGAGTCGCACCTGCTCGCTGTCGCCGGACGTCAACAACCCGGGCTACCGCAACGTCACCTTTGATGAATTGGTGGAAAACTACACCGAAGCCACCAAAGGCCTGATCGAGGGCGGCGCCGACCTGATCCTGATCGAAACCATTTTCGACACCCTCAACGCCAAAGCGGCGATCTTCGCTGTACAAGGCGTGTTCGAAGAGCTGCACCTCGAACTGCCGATCATGATTTCCGGGACCATCACCGATGCCTCCGGCCGCACCCTGTCGGGCCAGACCACCGAAGCGTTCTGGAACTCGGTGGCGCACGCCAAGCCGATTTCCGTCGGCCTCAACTGTGCGCTCGGCGCCAGTGAGCTGCGTCCATATCTGGAAGAGCTGTCGAACAAGGCCAGCACCCACGTTTCCGCGCACCCGAACGCCGGCCTGCCGAACGAATTCGGCGAGTACGACGAACTGCCGTCGGAAACCGCCAAGGTCATCGAAGAATTCGCCCAGAGCGGCTTCCTCAACATCGTCGGCGGCTGCTGCGGCACCACGCCGGGGCACATCGAAGCCATCGCCAAAGCCGTCGCCGGTTATGCGCCGCGTCAGATTCCGGACATCCCCAAGGCGTGCCGCCTCTCGGGTCTGGAACCGTTCACCATCGATCGCAGTTCGTTGTTCGTCAACGTCGGCGAACGTACCAACATCACCGGTTCCGCCAAGTTCGCCCGTCTGATCCGTGAAGACAACTACACCGAAGCGCTGGAAGTCGCCCTGCAGCAGGTCGAAGCCGGCGCGCAGGTGATCGACATCAACATGGACGAAGGCATGCTCGATTCGAAGAAGGCCATGGTGACCTTCCTCAATCTGATCGCCGGTGAGCCGGACATCTCGCGCGTACCGATCATGATCGACTCCTCTAAATGGGAAGTGATCGAAGCCGGCCTCAAGTGCATTCAGGGCAAGGGCATCGTCAACTCGATCAGCATGAAAGAAGGCGTCGAGCAGTTCATCCACCACGCCAAACTGTGCAAGCGCTACGGCGCGGCGGTGGTGGTGATGGCGTTCGACGAAGCTGGCCAGGCCGACACCGAAGCGCGCAAGAAAGAGATCTGCAAACGCTCCTACGACATTCTGGTCAACGAAGTCGGCTTCCCGCCGGAAGACATCATCTTCGACCCGAACATCTTCGCCGTCGCCACCGGTATCGAAGAACACAACAACTACGCTGTGGACTTCATCAATGCCTGCGCCTACATCCGCGACGAACTGCCGTATGCGCTGACCTCGGGCGGCGTGTCCAATGTGTCGTTCTCGTTCCGTGGCAACAACCCGGTGCGCGAGGCGATCCACTCGGTGTTCTTGCTGTACGCGATCCGCGCGGGCCTGACCATGGGCATCGTCAACGCCGGTCAGTTGGAGATCTACGACCAGATCCCGCAAGAACTGCGCGACGCCGTTGAAGACGTGATCCTCAATCGCACCCCGGAAGGCACCGACGCCCTCCTCGCCATCGCCGACAAGTACAAGGGCGATGGCAGCGTCAAGGAAGCCGAGACCGAAGAGTGGCGCAGCTGGGAGGTCAACAAGCGTCTGGAACATGCGCTGGTCAAAGGCATCACCACGCACATCGTTGAAGACACCGAAGAATCCCGTCAGTCGTTCGCCCGCCCGATCGAAGTGATCGAAGGCCCGCTGATGTCCGGCATGAACATCGTCGGTGACCTGTTCGGTGCCGGCAAAATGTTCCTCCCGCAAGTGGTGAAATCCGCCCGCGTGATGAAGCAGGCCGTGGCGCACTTGATCCCGTTCATCGAACTGGAAAAGGGCGACAAGCCAGAAGCCAAGGGCAAGATCCTCATGGCCACGGTGAAAGGCGACGTCCACGACATCGGCAAGAACATTGTTGGCGTGGTGCTCGGTTGCAACGGCTATGACATCGTCGACCTCGGCGTGATGGTCCCGGCAGAGAAGATTCTGCAGGTGGCCAAAGAGCAGAAGTGCGACATCATCGGCCTGTCCGGCCTGATCACGCCGTCGCTGGATGAAATGGTTCACGTTGCTCGCGAGATGCAGCGTCAGGATTTCCACCTGCCGCTGATGATCGGTGGCGCGACCACCTCCAAAGCGCACACCGCGGTGAAGATCGAGCCGAAGTACAGCAACGATGCGGTGGTTTACGTGACCGACGCCTCCCGCGCGGTGGGCGTTGCCACACAGTTGCTGTCGAAAGAATTGAAGGCCGGTTTCGTCGAGAAGACGCGCCTGGAATACGTCGATGTACGCGAACGCACCGCCAACCGCAGTGCCCGCACCGAGCGCCTGAGCTACGCCGCCGCCATCGCCAAGAAGCCGCAGTTCGACTGGGCGAATTACCAGCCCGTCAAACCGACGTTCACCGGCAGCAAGGTGCTGGACAACATCGACCTCAAGGTCTTGGCCGAATACATCGACTGGACGCCGTTCTTCATTTCGTGGGACTTGGCCGGCAAGTTCCCGCGCATCCTTGAAGACGAAGTGGTCGGTGAAGCCGCCACCGCGCTGTACAAGGACGCGCAGGAAATGCTCGCCAAGCTGATCGACGAGAAGCTGATCAGCGCCCGCGCGGTGTTCGGCTTCTGGCCGGCCAATCAGGTGCATGACGACGACATCGAGTTGTACGGCGATGACGGTCAGACATTGGCCAAACTGCATCACCTGCGTCAGCAGATTATCAAGACCGATGGCAAACCAAACTTCTCGCTGGCCGACTTCGTTGCGCCGAAAGACAGCGAAGTGACTGACTACGTCGGTGGTTTCATCACCACCGCCGGTATCGGCGCCGAAGAAGTGGCGAAGGCTTATCAGGACGCTGGCGACGATTACAACTCGATCATGGTCAAAGCCCTCGCCGACCGTTTGGCCGAAGCCTGCGCCGAATGGCTGCACCAGCAAGTGCGTAAAGAACACTGGGGTTATGCCAAGGACGAAGTGCTCGACAATGACGCGCTGATCAAAGAGCAATACAGCGGCATCCGCCCTGCTCCGGGTTACCCGGCCTGCCCGGATCACACCGAGAAGGCAGCGTTGTTTGCCCTGCTCGATCCGGAAGCTGAAGAGATGCGCGCCGGTCGCAGCGGCGTGTTCCTCACCGAGCACTACGCGATGTTCCCGGCGGCAGCGGTCAGCGGCTGGTACTTCGCCCATCCGCAGGCGCAGTACTTTGCCGTGGGCAAGATCGACAAGGATCAGGTCGCCAGCTACACCTCGCGCAAAGGCCAGGAGTTGAGCGTGACCGAGCGCTGGCTGGCGCCGAACCTGGGTTACGACAACTAA
- a CDS encoding DUF2970 domain-containing protein yields the protein MDDPVDNKPPTFWQMLHSVMAAAFGVQSGKNRARDFTHGKPSHFVVLGILFTAVFALTLFAIVKLVLHFAGV from the coding sequence ATGGACGATCCAGTCGACAACAAACCGCCGACCTTCTGGCAGATGCTGCACAGCGTGATGGCGGCGGCGTTCGGGGTGCAGAGCGGCAAGAACCGGGCAAGGGACTTCACCCATGGCAAGCCCAGCCATTTCGTGGTGCTGGGCATTCTGTTCACCGCAGTGTTTGCACTGACGCTGTTTGCCATCGTCAAACTGGTGCTGCATTTCGCCGGGGTTTGA
- a CDS encoding ABC transporter substrate-binding protein: MFKFFHFSLLLFSALFQSGARAESVLFLNPGSTQEAFWVSYSQFMQAAAHDLGIDLQILYSQRQPELTLAQARLALQGPNRPEYLIFVNEQYVAPQILRLAENSGVKLFMVNAALTPDQQALVGERADRIGSLVPNDEEGGYLMMKELIRLHPSSANAEPIEVLAFSGLKVTPSAQLRERGMQRALAEHPQTRLRQLVYSGWTQERAYEQAKQLFARYPKVSLVWSANDEMAFGAMRAYAETGKVPGKDALFSAVNTSPAALQALVDGRLSALVGGHFTLGGWALVELHDVEQGVELNHYGGRDRQIPLLQLIDKPHARQMLAMGKSPHYGVNFRKLSAKGQSDSYRYPFTLQTLMR, translated from the coding sequence ATGTTCAAGTTTTTCCACTTCAGTCTTCTGCTGTTCAGCGCACTGTTCCAGAGCGGCGCGCGGGCGGAGTCCGTGCTGTTTTTGAACCCGGGTTCGACGCAGGAAGCCTTTTGGGTCAGCTATTCGCAATTCATGCAGGCGGCCGCCCATGATCTGGGTATCGACTTGCAGATCCTCTATTCCCAACGCCAGCCCGAACTGACCCTGGCGCAGGCGCGCTTGGCGTTGCAGGGGCCGAATCGTCCCGAGTACCTGATTTTCGTCAACGAACAATACGTCGCGCCGCAGATCCTGCGTCTGGCCGAGAACAGTGGCGTAAAACTGTTTATGGTCAACGCCGCGCTGACCCCGGACCAGCAGGCGTTGGTCGGTGAGCGTGCCGACCGCATCGGCAGCCTGGTGCCGAACGACGAGGAGGGCGGTTACTTGATGATGAAGGAGCTGATCCGCCTGCATCCGTCGTCGGCAAACGCTGAGCCGATTGAAGTGTTGGCGTTCTCCGGCCTGAAGGTCACCCCCTCGGCGCAGCTGCGTGAGCGCGGCATGCAGCGGGCGTTGGCCGAACATCCGCAGACCCGCTTGCGCCAGCTGGTTTACAGCGGCTGGACCCAGGAACGCGCCTATGAACAGGCCAAACAGTTGTTTGCGCGTTATCCGAAAGTGTCGCTGGTGTGGTCGGCCAATGATGAAATGGCCTTCGGCGCGATGCGTGCGTATGCCGAGACGGGCAAGGTCCCCGGCAAAGATGCCTTGTTCAGCGCGGTCAATACGTCGCCGGCGGCTTTGCAGGCACTGGTCGACGGGCGCCTGAGCGCGTTGGTCGGCGGGCATTTCACCTTGGGTGGCTGGGCGTTGGTTGAGTTGCATGACGTCGAGCAAGGCGTCGAACTGAATCACTACGGCGGCCGCGACCGGCAGATTCCGTTGCTGCAACTGATCGACAAACCGCACGCTCGACAAATGCTGGCCATGGGCAAGTCGCCGCACTACGGCGTGAATTTCCGCAAGCTCTCAGCCAAGGGGCAGTCGGATTCCTACCGCTATCCGTTCACCCTGCAAACCCTGATGCGCTGA
- a CDS encoding nitrite/sulfite reductase, with the protein MYVYDEYDQRIIEDRVKQFRDQTRRYLAGELSEEEFRPLRLQNGLYIQRFAPMLRVAVPYGQLTSRQTRMMAKIARDYDKGYAHISTRQNVQFNWPAVEDIPDILAELATVQMHAIQTSGNCLRNVTTDQFAGVAADEVIDPRPWCEIVRQWTTFHPEFAYLPRKFKIAVNGSTADRAAIEVHDIGLEPVHNAAGELGFRVLVGGGLGRTPVVGAFINEFLPWQDLLSYLDAILRVYNRYGRRDNKYKARIKILVKALTPEVFAQKVDAEMEHLRGGQTTLTDAELQRVAKHFVDPDYKALDNQTAQLADLDKEHPGFARWRTRNTLAHKKPGYVAVTLSLKPTGVAPGDITDKQLDAVADLADRYSFGQLRTSHEQNIILADVEQSQLFTLWGELREGGFATPNIGLLTDIICCPGGDFCSLANAKSIPIAESIQRRFDDLDYLFDIGELDLNISGCMNACGHHHVGHIGILGVDKKGEEFYQVSLGGSASRDASLGKILGPSFAQEAMPDVISKLIDVYVEQRTEDERFIDTYQRIGIDLFKERVYAANH; encoded by the coding sequence ATGTACGTATACGACGAGTACGATCAGCGGATCATCGAGGACCGCGTCAAGCAGTTCCGTGATCAGACCCGACGCTATCTGGCAGGTGAGCTGAGCGAAGAAGAATTCCGCCCCCTGCGCCTGCAAAATGGCCTGTACATCCAGCGCTTCGCGCCGATGTTGCGGGTGGCGGTGCCTTACGGCCAACTGACTTCGCGTCAGACGCGCATGATGGCCAAGATTGCCCGCGACTACGACAAGGGCTACGCCCACATCAGTACGCGGCAGAACGTGCAGTTCAACTGGCCGGCGGTGGAAGACATCCCGGACATTCTGGCTGAACTGGCGACCGTGCAGATGCACGCGATCCAGACCAGCGGCAACTGCCTGCGCAACGTCACTACCGACCAGTTCGCCGGCGTCGCTGCCGACGAAGTGATCGACCCGCGCCCATGGTGCGAAATCGTTCGTCAGTGGACTACATTCCACCCGGAATTCGCCTACCTGCCGCGCAAATTCAAGATCGCCGTCAACGGTTCGACTGCTGACCGCGCCGCCATTGAAGTCCATGACATCGGCCTTGAGCCGGTGCACAACGCCGCTGGCGAACTGGGTTTCCGTGTGTTGGTGGGTGGCGGCCTCGGCCGTACGCCAGTGGTTGGCGCGTTCATCAACGAATTCCTGCCGTGGCAGGACTTGTTGAGCTACCTCGACGCCATCCTGCGCGTGTACAACCGCTACGGCCGTCGCGACAACAAATACAAGGCGCGGATCAAGATCCTCGTCAAAGCGCTCACGCCGGAAGTGTTCGCGCAGAAAGTCGATGCGGAAATGGAGCACCTGCGCGGTGGCCAGACCACATTGACCGACGCCGAACTGCAGCGTGTCGCCAAGCACTTCGTCGATCCGGACTACAAGGCGCTGGACAACCAGACCGCGCAACTGGCCGATCTCGACAAGGAGCATCCGGGTTTCGCCCGCTGGCGTACCCGCAACACCCTGGCGCACAAGAAGCCGGGCTATGTCGCCGTGACCCTGTCGCTGAAGCCGACCGGCGTTGCCCCGGGCGACATCACCGACAAGCAGCTCGACGCCGTCGCCGATCTGGCCGACCGCTACAGCTTCGGTCAGCTGCGCACCTCGCACGAACAGAACATCATTCTCGCCGACGTCGAACAAAGCCAGCTGTTCACCCTGTGGGGCGAACTGCGTGAAGGCGGTTTCGCCACGCCGAACATCGGCCTGCTGACCGACATCATCTGCTGCCCTGGCGGTGATTTCTGCTCGCTGGCCAACGCCAAGTCGATCCCGATTGCCGAGTCGATCCAGCGCCGCTTCGACGACCTCGACTACCTGTTCGACATCGGCGAGCTGGACCTGAACATCTCCGGTTGCATGAACGCCTGTGGTCACCACCACGTCGGCCACATCGGCATCCTCGGGGTGGACAAGAAAGGCGAAGAGTTCTATCAGGTCTCTCTCGGCGGCAGCGCCAGCCGTGATGCGAGCCTGGGCAAGATCCTCGGCCCGTCCTTCGCTCAGGAAGCCATGCCTGACGTGATCTCGAAGCTGATCGACGTGTACGTTGAACAACGTACCGAAGACGAGCGCTTCATCGACACTTACCAGCGTATTGGCATCGACCTCTTCAAGGAACGCGTCTATGCAGCGAATCATTAA